The Rosa rugosa chromosome 1, drRosRugo1.1, whole genome shotgun sequence genomic sequence CAGCCCAttctctctaaaaaaaaaaacttattttaAGTGATGATCATAATATACATAGATTTAATAAGTATATAACGCGACTATCAGATTATaacaaaataattgtaaatttataggtgtgtatatgtgtgtgaCATTATGATAACCTAGTCAAACAAACTCAAGAGACCTTTGTTTGGGTTTGGGGTTTGAAAACAAGCACCAAGCGGCAACATCACCATtgccgtaaaaaaaaaaagatcgagGCTAAACTAATAAACATATCAACTTCTAATGATAATAAAATCTATGAACTAAAAGAGCTTGAGTTTCGAAAATGAAAACCTCATAAAACTGGTGACTCCAGTAAGATTAATGAACTGaaactgaaaaatagaaactatatAATTATAAGCTCGAAATTActaatttttcttaaataatatCATCCAAAAATGACTTTTAAAACAGGCAAAATAAGAACACATATTTTTCAACGTTCGACACGTGTCCCTAATGAGACAAATCTTTCCCCCGCCTTTAAACCACGCCAGTATTCTCCTTCACCACTAGAACGTACTGTAGAGATTctgcaaaaccaaaaaccctgcTTCACTGTCCTCCAAAACCCCTCACCTCTATCTCTGCTTTTTACCCAAAATGCCCTTCCCTCAGGACCGCCTGGACCTCCCTCTCGACGCCCTCATCGCCGAATCCAAGCAACAACGCCGTCACAACAGCCACGCTCACCAGCCACGAGGGCATAACGGTCATTTCGGCGGCGGAGGCTCCACCTCAGGCCCCTCTCGTCGGCCGATGAACCGCAACGCCTACAGAACGGCGCCGTATCCCACTCTGCCGGTGAGCCACCGTTTACGCTTCCCCACATTCTCAACTTTTTTGGGTTTTCCTAGCTTCTTTGATTTTTTCACTCTCTTCTGCTATCAGGAACCAAAAAGGCGTAggctttagggtttagggtttgcaTGTATGATGTTTTGGTTTAGTGTTTGATGTGTGTTAGTGATTTTGATGCAGGAAATGCAAGGACAGCCTGGACCCAGAAGGATTGAGCTGCCATTGGCTTTGAGCCAAGCGATGAACAGTGAGGGAAGCACCAAGCTTTATATATCTAACTTGGACTATGATGTTACCAATCGAGATATAGAGGTAggtatttattattttttgacatGAATTTGGTTATTTTTTGTGTCCTTTCTCTGTTTGTGTTGTGGTGTATAAATGTATAATCCATGTGGGAAAAGAGGGGGCCTTTTTAGTCCCAGAGCTGTCAAAGAGGGTTATATGATTCAGTGAAGTAAAGCGGAATTGGGGTTTTAACTAAAGGGTGCCAAAGATCCCAACTTGAAGTTTTGGTTTGCAATCTTTTATGAACTCTGTTTGTCATGGTAGGAGTTTTACCAGACGACCCTCTATCCCCTGTTTCAAAAGAAATGGTGTCTTGCTTTTGATATGGTCACTGTAATCTGTGACCCTGAATCACCTGTCTGGGTTTTTAAAAGGAAATAGTGTTATTCTTTTGATATGGGCACTGTAATCTATGCAGGGGGTGTGTATATGTAAACATGTTTGTGGGGCAAATGAATGTGCATGTGTTCATAAGGTCAAGTTGTATATATAGGATGCTGCTCAATCTGCCAGTTTGTATGAGTGATTGTTCTTATTCTTCTTTATGTTGTTTGGTCAGTTTTAGACTCAAAAAATGTGCCTTGTAATTGTTTGAACTTTTTGGTTTCACAACGCTTTTGGCATTTAAGTTGAAAAGGTTATAACTACAATGCAATCTGCAGTTGCTCTTCTCTGAGGTTGGTGAATTGGAAAGGCACTCAATCCATTATGATAAAAGTGGAAGATCTAAGGTATCTTCACAGCTTGACATCCATGGAATTCTTTAAagaatgtttttcttttctttggcttAGAAGGTTTGCGTTGCTTCTGTTCAGGGAACAGCTGAAGTTGTCTATAAGCACTATTCAGATGCTCTAGCAGCAATCGAGAGATACAACAATCAGCATCTTGATGGAAAGAAAGTGGAAATTAAGCTTGTGGGACTCAATGTTGTTTCTCCTGTTCCTCTGCTTCTGCCTCCAAATACAAATTTCATGCAAGAACATCCAACTCCCGTCTTCCAGAGGTAtagtgtttctttctttctgcttcTGTGTTGGGAATCGGTATTATGATCTCTCTGTATGTTGTGTCTTTGCAATTAAATATAGGACTTTCCATTGAGTTGAGTTACATGAAGTCATATTTATTTAGTCTGAAATGGTTATCTTGATCTCCCTATGCATTTGGAAAATAAGCTAATGAGGAAAATATCAGTCCCGCTTCACTTTGGTCTGAGCTTTCATTGATGTTCTGTTCACAGTTTCAtcataaagatttgtttttatGTTGCCTACTAATTTATTTTGTATCAACTTAAGCCAGTGATTTCAAGCCACAAGGAGC encodes the following:
- the LOC133724798 gene encoding THO complex subunit 4B-like isoform X1, with translation MNRNAYRTAPYPTLPEMQGQPGPRRIELPLALSQAMNSEGSTKLYISNLDYDVTNRDIELLFSEVGELERHSIHYDKSGRSKGTAEVVYKHYSDALAAIERYNNQHLDGKKVEIKLVGLNVVSPVPLLLPPNTNFMQEHPTPVFQRLGRAGSRGSFHGHGGVGLERGCGQVRNGGPKVTTESQQWKNVTAEN
- the LOC133724798 gene encoding THO complex subunit 4B-like isoform X2, which gives rise to MQGQPGPRRIELPLALSQAMNSEGSTKLYISNLDYDVTNRDIELLFSEVGELERHSIHYDKSGRSKGTAEVVYKHYSDALAAIERYNNQHLDGKKVEIKLVGLNVVSPVPLLLPPNTNFMQEHPTPVFQRLGRAGSRGSFHGHGGVGLERGCGQVRNGGPKVTTESQQWKNVTAEN